The Comamonas piscis region CCAATGTGTACACCGGTGGTAGCCAGAATGTCGCTGCTGCGCTCAGGCTTGTTGCGGCGATCGGGCCCCAGGCGCACCACGGTGAAGTCCGAGGTACCGCCGCCAATGTCAACCACCAGCACCAGGGCCTCATTGACAATGCGCTGCTCGTAATCCAGGGCCGCTGCAATCGGTTCGAGCTGAAAGCGCACATCCTTGAAGCCGGCGGCCTGCGCCGCATGCTGCAAGGCGTTTTGTGCTGCCTGGTCGCGCCCGGCGTCCTCGTCAACAAAATGCACCGGCCGGCCCATCACCACGGTGGCGGGCAAATGGCCCATCTGGCGCTCGGCGGTGGCGGCCAGCTGCTGCACAAACAGCGCCACGATGTCCTGGTAGGCCATCAGCTTGCCATGCACCACCGTTTTCTCCTGCATCAGCGCGCTGCCCAGCAGGCTTTTGAGCGAGCGCATCAACCGGCCTTCGGTGCCTTCCAGGTAGCGCAAAACGGCATCACGCCCATAGTGGGTGCGGTGGTCTTCGGTGTTGAAGAACACGGCCGTTGGCATGGCCAGCGATGTGCCCTCGGCCTGCAGCAAGGTGGACGGGCCGGGCGCGGCCAAATCGGCCTTGAAGGCCATGGCCGAATTGGAGGTGCCGAAATCAATGCCCAGGATGGAAGATGCAGATGACATAAAGACCAGATCCGACGGGGGAATCGGACGAATAAAAAGCAAAGCGTGCTGGCCTGTGCAAACCGCAGGCAGCAAAAAGGGAAAAGCCTCTGCACCCTTGCGGGTGCAGA contains the following coding sequences:
- a CDS encoding Hsp70 family protein produces the protein MSSASSILGIDFGTSNSAMAFKADLAAPGPSTLLQAEGTSLAMPTAVFFNTEDHRTHYGRDAVLRYLEGTEGRLMRSLKSLLGSALMQEKTVVHGKLMAYQDIVALFVQQLAATAERQMGHLPATVVMGRPVHFVDEDAGRDQAAQNALQHAAQAAGFKDVRFQLEPIAAALDYEQRIVNEALVLVVDIGGGTSDFTVVRLGPDRRNKPERSSDILATTGVHIGGTDFDRRLSLLAAMPLLGLQHVGPSGREVPSAVFHDLSTWHLIQWLYSPQRQREVQALRSSYSDTVLHDRLVRLLQEHWGHRLANAVEETKIGLSNHQSAQKLELDWLEQSLSPEVLPADLQQCLQALLAQVAQCALDCVQAAGLQQGQIDAIYLTGGSSALQPLRAALALAFPDTPQVEGDLFGGVAAGLVHGQAL